In Pseudomonas sp. ADAK18, a single window of DNA contains:
- a CDS encoding acyl-CoA dehydrogenase family protein, producing the protein MQDIELTEEQVMIRDMARDFARGEIAPYAQAWEKAGWIDDALVAKMGELGLLGMVVPEEWGGTYVDYVAYALAVEEISAGDGATGALMSIHNSVGCGPILNYGSTEQKQTWLADLASGQAIGCFCLTEPQAGSEAHNLRTRAELKDGQWVINGAKQFVSNGKRAKLAIVFAVTDPELGKKGLSAFLVPTDTPGFVVDRTEHKMGIRASDTCAVTLNQCTVPEANLLGERGKGLAIALSNLEGGRIGIAAQALGIARAAFEAALAYARDRVQFDKAIIEHQSVANLLADMQTRLNAARLLILHAARLRSAGKPCLSEASQAKLFASEMAEKVCSSAMQIHGGYGYLEDYPVERYYRDARITQIYEGTSEIQRMVIARELKNYQL; encoded by the coding sequence ATGCAAGATATTGAACTGACTGAAGAACAAGTCATGATCCGCGACATGGCCCGGGACTTTGCCCGTGGCGAAATAGCCCCTTATGCCCAAGCCTGGGAAAAGGCCGGCTGGATTGACGATGCCCTGGTGGCGAAGATGGGTGAACTGGGCCTGCTCGGCATGGTGGTTCCGGAAGAATGGGGCGGCACCTACGTCGACTACGTGGCCTATGCCCTGGCCGTGGAAGAGATTTCCGCAGGTGACGGCGCTACCGGCGCACTAATGAGTATCCACAATTCAGTGGGTTGCGGGCCAATCCTCAACTACGGCTCAACAGAGCAGAAACAAACCTGGCTGGCGGACCTGGCCAGCGGGCAAGCCATTGGTTGCTTCTGCCTGACCGAACCCCAGGCCGGCTCCGAAGCCCACAACCTGCGCACCCGTGCCGAGCTCAAGGACGGCCAGTGGGTAATCAATGGTGCCAAACAGTTTGTCAGCAACGGCAAACGGGCCAAGCTGGCCATCGTGTTTGCCGTCACCGACCCGGAGCTGGGCAAGAAAGGCCTCTCGGCGTTCCTGGTTCCCACTGACACCCCTGGCTTCGTGGTGGACCGCACGGAACACAAGATGGGCATCCGCGCCTCGGACACCTGCGCCGTCACCCTCAATCAATGCACGGTGCCTGAAGCCAACCTGCTGGGAGAGCGCGGCAAGGGTCTGGCTATCGCCCTGTCCAACCTCGAAGGCGGCCGCATCGGCATCGCCGCCCAAGCCCTGGGCATTGCCCGGGCTGCGTTTGAAGCGGCACTCGCCTACGCCCGAGACCGTGTCCAGTTTGACAAGGCCATTATCGAGCACCAGAGCGTGGCCAATCTGTTGGCCGACATGCAAACCCGCCTGAACGCTGCGCGCTTGCTGATCCTGCATGCCGCACGGCTACGCAGTGCCGGTAAACCGTGCCTGTCAGAAGCCTCACAGGCCAAGTTGTTTGCCTCGGAAATGGCGGAAAAGGTCTGCTCTTCGGCGATGCAGATTCATGGCGGGTACGGCTACCTGGAGGACTACCCGGTAGAACGTTACTACCGGGATGCGCGGATTACTCAGATTTATGAGGGGACCAGCGAAATTCAGCGGATGGTGATTGCCAGGGAACTGAAGAACTATCAGCTTTAA
- a CDS encoding enoyl-CoA hydratase/isomerase family protein, with translation MTAQVPSEATRSPGILQDDVLAEVRNHIGHLTLNRPAGLNAITLDMVRSLAGYLRAWADDPNVHAVVLRGAGEKAFCAGGDIRSLYDSYKSGDSLHEDFFVEEYALDLMIHHYRKPVLALMDGFVLGGGMGLVQGADLRVVTERSRLAMPEVAIGYFPDVGGSYFLPRIPGELGIYLGVTGTQIRAADALYCGLADWYLDSARLIDLDRKLDQLKWQDSPLKDLQSVLAKLAVQQLPNAPLAPLRPAIDHFFALPDVPSIVEQLQQVTVADSHEWALSTAKLMQTRSPLAMAVTLEMLRRGRHLTLENCFALELHLDRQWFERGDLIEGVRALLIDKDKTPRWNPPTLQALDATHVESFFSAFDQNGN, from the coding sequence ATGACTGCTCAGGTTCCATCCGAGGCCACTCGCAGCCCCGGGATTCTTCAGGACGACGTCCTGGCCGAAGTCCGCAACCATATCGGTCACCTGACCCTTAATCGTCCCGCTGGCCTGAACGCCATTACGCTGGATATGGTCCGCAGCCTTGCCGGGTATTTGCGAGCCTGGGCCGATGATCCAAATGTGCATGCCGTTGTGCTGAGGGGGGCCGGTGAAAAAGCCTTCTGCGCCGGCGGCGACATTCGCTCGCTATACGACAGCTACAAAAGCGGCGACAGCCTGCACGAAGACTTCTTCGTCGAGGAATACGCACTCGACCTGATGATTCATCACTACCGTAAGCCCGTACTGGCACTGATGGACGGCTTTGTCCTGGGCGGCGGCATGGGCCTGGTACAAGGCGCAGACCTGCGGGTGGTCACCGAGCGCAGCCGCCTCGCGATGCCGGAAGTGGCCATCGGTTATTTCCCGGATGTCGGCGGCAGCTACTTCTTGCCGCGCATCCCCGGTGAGCTGGGGATCTACCTGGGCGTGACCGGCACCCAGATCCGCGCGGCCGATGCGCTGTATTGCGGATTGGCGGACTGGTACCTCGACAGCGCCAGGCTCATTGACCTGGACCGCAAGCTCGACCAATTGAAATGGCAAGACTCGCCGCTCAAGGACCTGCAGAGCGTTCTGGCCAAACTGGCCGTGCAGCAACTGCCCAATGCACCGCTGGCACCACTGCGCCCGGCCATCGATCATTTCTTCGCCCTGCCCGATGTCCCCAGCATCGTTGAACAGCTGCAACAAGTCACCGTTGCCGACAGTCATGAATGGGCGCTAAGCACCGCGAAGCTGATGCAAACCCGCTCGCCCCTGGCCATGGCTGTCACCCTGGAAATGCTCCGGCGCGGGCGTCACCTGACCCTGGAAAACTGCTTCGCCCTAGAATTGCATCTGGATCGCCAGTGGTTTGAACGGGGCGACCTTATCGAGGGCGTGCGTGCGCTGCTGATCGACAAGGACAAAACCCCACGCTGGAACCCACCGACACTCCAGGCGCTGGACGCCACCCATGTCGAAAGCTTCTTCAGCGCCTTCGACCAGAACGGGAACTAA